A genomic window from Quercus lobata isolate SW786 chromosome 10, ValleyOak3.0 Primary Assembly, whole genome shotgun sequence includes:
- the LOC115965241 gene encoding uncharacterized protein LOC115965241, with the protein MASYDKPEVVERDVKDKEHEEDDKPIVVERDVKDKEHKKDDKPIVVERDVKDKEHKKDDKEEGKGGFLEKVKDFIHDIGEKIEGAIGFGKPNADVTGLHVNSINLEKAEFVIEILKKNPNPVPIPLIDINYLIESDGRKLISGLIPDAGTIKAHGEETIKIPVTLIYDDIKNTYADIKPRSIIPYRIKVDLLVDVPVFGRITLPLEKTGEIPIPYKPDIDIEKIKFDRFSFEETVAVLHLKLENKNDFDLGLNDLDYEVWLCDESIGSVDLQKSANLVKNGITNIDIPITFRPKDLALHLGT; encoded by the coding sequence ATGGCGTCCTACGATAAGCCTGAAGTTGTTGAAAGGGATGTTAAGGACAAGGAGCATGAGGAGGATGACAAACCCATAGTTGTTGAAAGGGATGTTAAGGACAAGGAGCATAAGAAGGATGACAAACCCATAGTTGTTGAAAGGGATGTTAAGGACAAGGAGCATAAGAAGGATGACAAAGAGGAAGGGAAAGGTGGTTTTCTTGAAAAGGTGAAGGATTTCATTCATGACATTGGCGAGAAGATTGAAGGAGCTATTGGATTTGGGAAGCCAAATGCAGATGTGACAGGGCTTCACGTCAATTCTATCAATCTTGAAAAAGCGGAGTTTGTCATTGAAATTCTCAAAAAGAACCCAAATCCGGTTCCTATCCCTCTGATTGACATAAACTACTTGATTGAGAGTGATGGAAGGAAACTTATTTCAGGGTTGATCCCAGATGCTGGAACGATCAAAGCACATGGTGAGGAGACTATCAAAATACCAGTTACTCTGATTTATGATGACATAAAAAACACATATGCTGATATTAAGCCCAGAAGCATCATTCCATATAGGATCAAGGTTGATCTCCTTGTGGATGTGCCTGTTTTTGGAAGAATAACTCTACCACTTGAGAAAACTGGAGAGATCCCTATACCTTACAAGCCTGATATTGATATTGAGAAAATAAAGTTTGACAGATTCTCCTTTGAAGAAACTGTTGCAGTACTTCACTTGAAACTGGAAAATAAGAATGATTTTGACTTGGGGCTTAATGACCTAGACTATGAGGTTTGGCTGTGCGATGAGAGCATTGGATCTGTAGACCTCCAAAAATCTGCAAATCTTGTGAAAAATGGAATCACTAATATTGATATCCCCATCACCTTCAGACCTAAGGACTTGGCTCTGCACTTGGGAACATGA
- the LOC115963284 gene encoding ankyrin repeat protein SKIP35-like, producing MVSVVGSPENNSEDPMFVAMETEVNEIDCPRNEIQDFTLEQGEGSNVVFSREGPLVKKDSRLSTGCCCSVKNLKSRAFATDSEDRKNEKFGDEKKLSRQDRIELGRLFQTAVSSHDWELADKLIELADPQTLNDALCMTLDSIWFLSTHQELQGITGLIKHIIANGAYDFTRAALRTSFLASCVSACQSRTMSLADTVTVMAQRLHERLQECNGDEVLKAEAGAKVQKFTEWALKCIGFHSRCQGNKDRVSHSSAVEIQLQLSAFKIFLDLAGNHLTGKDFTEAFDAACFPLTLFSSSFDPGWASGISATAIQGLLGMLVEGGADNVNQCFLEASRFGSTELVRILLQIAQRNSLDVDVDLALGFASHYCKIGTMECLVEEGNAIAFLGPLMRAAERGCMQVVEWFVKRGCRDMELCLALTAATSSSQVDIAAYLLPHVPQHVLAALSIEILKAAGERSGGSLDGVAFLLRSDFLGDPAATYSVADSIARSDDEAVAPELRSFLREHWSESAFFDGLRQGQEHYMNIVRILKWGGSPICLRDLPGPLRLAIAYLPLYRECIKAGGCLLSQRLRGQLVEAVSRLGGGVLEEVNQGRELLAVLEHHLPPFLVHTSSIA from the exons ATGGTATCTGTAGTGGGGAGTCCGGAGAATAATTCTGAGGACCCTATGTTTGTGGCAATGGAAACCGAAGTGAATGAAATTGATTGTCCTAGGAATGAAATTCAGGATTTTACGTTGGAGCAAGGTGAGGGAAGTAATGTTGTATTCAGTAGAGAAGGACCCCTTGTGAAGAAAGACTCGAGATTGTCCACTGGTTGTTGTTGCAGTGTCAAAAACCTCAAATCTCGGGCGTTTGCAACAGATTCTGAGGATcgaaagaatgagaaatttggGGATGAGAAGAAGCTCAGTAGACAAGATAGGATCGAGCTGGGTCGGTTGTTTCAGACTGCAGTAAGTTCTCATGATTGGGAGCTTGCGGATAAGTTGATCGAGTTGGCAGATCCTCAAACTCTTAATGATGCCTTGTGCATGACATTGGACTCGATCTGGTTCCTCAGCACACATCAAGAGCTTCAAGGGATAACAGGATTGATTAAACATATCATTGCAAATGGTGCTTATGACTTCACAAGAGCTGCACTTAGGACTTCATTTCTTGCTTCGTGCGTCTCTGCATGCCAAAGTCGAACAATGAGTCTTGCAGATACAGTCACTGTTATGGCCCAAAG GTTGCATGAGCGTCTTCAGGAGTGTAATGGAGATGAGGTCTTGAAGGCAGAAGCTGGTGCCAAGGTTCAAAAGTTCACTGAATGGGCTCTGAAATGTATAGGCTTCCATTCTCGTTGCCAGGGTAATAAGGATAGAGTGAGCCACAGCTCAGCCGTTGAGATCCAACTCCAGTTATCTGCATTCAAGATTTTCTTAGATCTTGCTGGCAATCATCTTACAGGGAAGGATTTCACGGAGGCTTTTGATGCAGCTTGCTTTCCTCTTACTCTTTTCTCTAGCTCATTTGACCCTGGTTGGGCATCTGGGATATCAGCAACTGCAATCCAAGGATTGCTGGGTATGTTGGTTGAGGGGGGTGCAGACAATGTCAATCAGTGTTTCCTTGAAGCCTCTCGTTTTGGTAGTACAGAACTAGTGCGCATTTTATTGCAG ATTGCTCAAAGAAACAGCTTGGATGTTGATGTTGACCTCGCTTTGGGATTTGCTTCCCACTACTGCAAGATTGGCACAATGGAATGCCTGGTGGAAGAGGGTAATGCCATTGCTTTTTTGGGCCCTTTGATGAGAGCTGCCGAGAGAGGTTGTATGCAGGTTGTTGAGTGGTTTGTGAAAAGGGGTTGCCGGGACATGGAGCTATGTCTTGCCCTCACAGCTGCCACATCAAGCAGCCAAGTAGATATTGCTGCCTACCTTCTCCCACATGTTCCTCAACACGTCCTTGCAGCACTCAGCATTGAGATTCTCAAGGCTGCTGGCGAAAGAAGCGGAGGGTCCCTTGATGGTGTAGCATTTCTCCTCCGTTCTGACTTCTTAGGTGATCCAGCAGCTACTTATTCTGTCGCGGACAGTATTGCTAGGTCTGATGACGAGGCTGTAGCCCCCGAGTTAAGATCTTTTCTTCGAGAGCATTGGTCGGAGTCGGCTTTCTTTGATGGACTTAGGCAAGGACAAGAACATTACATGAACATTGTAAGGATTTTGAAGTGGGGTGGATCTCCTATTTGCTTAAGAGATCTTCCAGGGCCTCTGAGATTGGCAATTGCTTACCTGCCATTGTATAGAGAATGTATTAAGGCAGGTGGGTGTTTGTTATCCCAAAGGCTAAGAGGTCAACTTGTTGAAGCAGTGAGTAGGCTGGGAGGTGGGGTCTTAGAAGAGGTGAACCAAGGCAGAGAACTCCTGGCTGTTTTGGAGCATCATCTTCCTCCATTTTTGGTTCATACCTCCAGCATTGCCTAG